The proteins below come from a single Rhinolophus ferrumequinum isolate MPI-CBG mRhiFer1 chromosome 8, mRhiFer1_v1.p, whole genome shotgun sequence genomic window:
- the PECR gene encoding peroxisomal trans-2-enoyl-CoA reductase isoform X3 — protein sequence MNSWAKGKSCLAAGLLQNQVAIVTGGGTGIGKAIVSELLHLGCNVVIASRKFDRLKSAADELKASLPANSQSQVTPIQCNIRKEEEVNNLIKSTLDIYGKINFLVNNGGGQFMSPAEHITSKGWHAVIETNLSGTFYMCKAVYNSWMKEHGGSIVNIIMSTKNGFPGAAHSGAAREGVYNLTKTLALEWASSGVRINCVAPLTSPENAAFSKSHIIIVQSCIVQQRSLVEDKITLLSHCSQLSASLIYSYIYAFRNQVFYEKNPGLGWF from the exons ATGAACTCTTGGGCCAAGGGCAAGAGCTGCTTGGCCGCGGGCTTGCTACAGAATCAAGTGGCCATCGTCACGGGCGGGGGCACGGGCATCGGAAAGGCCATTGTGAGCGAACTCCTGCATTTGG GCTGTAATGTGGTCATTGCCTCCCGTAAATTTGATAGATTGAAATCTGCTGCCGATGAACTGAAGGCCAGCCTGCCTGCCAACAGCCAGTCTCAAGTCACTCCCATACAATGCAATATCCGTAAAGAAGAGGAG GTGAATAATTTGATCAAATCCACCTTAGATATTTATGGGAAGATCAATTTCTTGGTAAACAATGGAGGAGGCCAGTTCATGTCTCCTGCTGAGCATATCACTTCAAAGGGATGGCATGCTGTGATTGAAACCAACCTGTCAGGCACCTTCTACATGTGCAAAGCAG TTTACAACTCCTGGATGAAAGAGCATGGAGGATCTATTGTCAATATCATTATGAGTACTAAAAATGGATTTCCAGGGGCTGC gcATAGTGGCGCTGCCAGAGAAGGTGTTTACAACCTCACCAAAACCTTAGCTTTGGAATGGGCCAGCAGTGGAGTAAGGATCAACTGTGTCGCCCCT TTGACAAGCCCTGAAAATGCTGCATTTTCTAAGTCTCACATAATCATAGTCCAGTCCTGTATTGTACAACAGAGAAGCCTAGTGGAAGATAAAATAACTCTCCTGTCCCATTGTTCCCAGTTAAGTGCCTCACTGATCTACTCGTATATTTATGCTTTCAGAAACCAAGTCTTTTACGAAAAAAATCCAGGGCTTGGCTGGTTCTGA